A single region of the Hylaeus volcanicus isolate JK05 chromosome 5, UHH_iyHylVolc1.0_haploid, whole genome shotgun sequence genome encodes:
- the LOC128877166 gene encoding terminal nucleotidyltransferase 5C isoform X2, with the protein MCGSLEIGEERQRRVAMMESLCQVNGTKTNGGNENNSSNTNSNNNPDCPDPQQRLAVLSFEQVRRLNDVMNEVVCIHGRGNFPTLEVRLRDLVTVVRSKLESDPSNGGAGMRVRDIRLNGGAASHVLATESQPYNDLDLIFAVELSSGRNYDKVKAAVLGSLFDLLPEGVSRKRITTCSLKEAYVSKMVKVNNDGDRWSLISLGNSRGHRNVELKFVDSMRRQFEFSVDSFQIVLDSLLLFYECSKLPIGENFYPTVVGESVYGDFQEALYHLHKKLISTRHPEEIRGGGLLKYCNLLVKMYKPSQPDYIKTLERYMCSRFFIDFPDISQQRAKLENYLWNHFVGPEEEALKYQYLLLLHNVVEESTVCLMGHERRQTLALIDSLAYQVLYQEQQQRLTSHQQAPPGPPATYVYANGYYYTPVIPTACYTCTCNSWMACSS; encoded by the exons ATG TGTGGCTCCCTGGAGATCGGCGAGGAACGCCAGCGTCGGGTCGCTATGATGGAGTCCTTGTGCCAGGTGAACGGCACCAAGACCAATGGCGGGAACGAgaacaacagcagcaacacCAACTCTAATAACAACCCGGACTGTCCAGATCCCCAGCAGAGGCTGGCGGTGCTCAGCTTCGAGCAGGTCCGTCGTCTGAACGATGTGATGAACGAGGTGGTCTGCATCCACGGTAGAGGCAACTTCCCCACTCTGGAGGTGCGACTCAGGGACCTGGTGACCGTGGTTCGCAGCAAACTAGAGTCCGATCCCAGCAACGGCGGTGCTGGAATGAGGGTACGCGACATACGTCTGAACGGAGGAGCCGCCTCTCACGTTCTCGCGACAGAGTCCCAACCGTACAACGATCTGGATCTGATCTTCGCCGTGGAATTGTCCAGCGGACGAAACTACGACAAGGTGAAGGCCGCGGTGCTGGGCTCCCTGTTCGACCTGTTGCCCGAAGGCGTCAGTCGCAAACGCATCACCACCTGCAGCCTGAAGGAAGCCTATGTAAGCAAGATGGTGAAAGTGAACAACGACGGCGACAGGTGGTCGTTGATCTCCCTAGGTAACTCCCGCGGTCACAGGAACGTCGAGTTGAAATTCGTCGATTCTATGAGGCGGCAATTCGAGTTCTCCGTGGACTCTTTTCAAATAGTACTCGACTCCCTGTTGTTGTTCTACGAGTGCAGCAAGCTGCCCATCGGCGAGAACTTCTATCCCACCGTGGTCGGCGAGTCCGTCTACGGAGACTTCCAGGAAGCCCTTTATCATCTACACAAGAAACTGATTTCGACGAGGCATCCGGAGGAGATACGCGGCGGCGGTCTGCTCAAGTACTGCAATCTCCTCGTGAAGATGTACAAACCCTCCCAACCCGACTACATCAAGACCCTCGAGCGGTATATGTGCTCGAGATTCTTCATCGACTTTCCTGACATCAGCCAACAACGCGCCAAGCTGGAAAACTACCTGTGGAACCACTTCGTGGGACCCGAAGAGGAGGCTCTGAAATACCAATACCTGCTGCTACTCCATAACGTCGTGGAGGAGTCCACCGTGTGCCTGATGGGCCACGAAAGACGACAGACGCTCGCGTTGATCGACAGTCTAGCCTACCAGGTCCTCTACCAGGAACAGCAGCAACGGCTCACCAGCCATCAACAAGCGCCACCTGGTCCCCCGGCCACCTACGTCTACGCGAACGGATACTACTACACTCCCGTGATACCCACCGCGTGTTACACGTGCACCTGTAACTCGTGGATGGCGTGTTCGTCGTGA
- the LOC128877166 gene encoding terminal nucleotidyltransferase 5C isoform X3, giving the protein MMESLCQVNGTKTNGGNENNSSNTNSNNNPDCPDPQQRLAVLSFEQVRRLNDVMNEVVCIHGRGNFPTLEVRLRDLVTVVRSKLESDPSNGGAGMRVRDIRLNGGAASHVLATESQPYNDLDLIFAVELSSGRNYDKVKAAVLGSLFDLLPEGVSRKRITTCSLKEAYVSKMVKVNNDGDRWSLISLGNSRGHRNVELKFVDSMRRQFEFSVDSFQIVLDSLLLFYECSKLPIGENFYPTVVGESVYGDFQEALYHLHKKLISTRHPEEIRGGGLLKYCNLLVKMYKPSQPDYIKTLERYMCSRFFIDFPDISQQRAKLENYLWNHFVGPEEEALKYQYLLLLHNVVEESTVCLMGHERRQTLALIDSLAYQVLYQEQQQRLTSHQQAPPGPPATYVYANGYYYTPVIPTACYTCTCNSWMACSS; this is encoded by the coding sequence ATGATGGAGTCCTTGTGCCAGGTGAACGGCACCAAGACCAATGGCGGGAACGAgaacaacagcagcaacacCAACTCTAATAACAACCCGGACTGTCCAGATCCCCAGCAGAGGCTGGCGGTGCTCAGCTTCGAGCAGGTCCGTCGTCTGAACGATGTGATGAACGAGGTGGTCTGCATCCACGGTAGAGGCAACTTCCCCACTCTGGAGGTGCGACTCAGGGACCTGGTGACCGTGGTTCGCAGCAAACTAGAGTCCGATCCCAGCAACGGCGGTGCTGGAATGAGGGTACGCGACATACGTCTGAACGGAGGAGCCGCCTCTCACGTTCTCGCGACAGAGTCCCAACCGTACAACGATCTGGATCTGATCTTCGCCGTGGAATTGTCCAGCGGACGAAACTACGACAAGGTGAAGGCCGCGGTGCTGGGCTCCCTGTTCGACCTGTTGCCCGAAGGCGTCAGTCGCAAACGCATCACCACCTGCAGCCTGAAGGAAGCCTATGTAAGCAAGATGGTGAAAGTGAACAACGACGGCGACAGGTGGTCGTTGATCTCCCTAGGTAACTCCCGCGGTCACAGGAACGTCGAGTTGAAATTCGTCGATTCTATGAGGCGGCAATTCGAGTTCTCCGTGGACTCTTTTCAAATAGTACTCGACTCCCTGTTGTTGTTCTACGAGTGCAGCAAGCTGCCCATCGGCGAGAACTTCTATCCCACCGTGGTCGGCGAGTCCGTCTACGGAGACTTCCAGGAAGCCCTTTATCATCTACACAAGAAACTGATTTCGACGAGGCATCCGGAGGAGATACGCGGCGGCGGTCTGCTCAAGTACTGCAATCTCCTCGTGAAGATGTACAAACCCTCCCAACCCGACTACATCAAGACCCTCGAGCGGTATATGTGCTCGAGATTCTTCATCGACTTTCCTGACATCAGCCAACAACGCGCCAAGCTGGAAAACTACCTGTGGAACCACTTCGTGGGACCCGAAGAGGAGGCTCTGAAATACCAATACCTGCTGCTACTCCATAACGTCGTGGAGGAGTCCACCGTGTGCCTGATGGGCCACGAAAGACGACAGACGCTCGCGTTGATCGACAGTCTAGCCTACCAGGTCCTCTACCAGGAACAGCAGCAACGGCTCACCAGCCATCAACAAGCGCCACCTGGTCCCCCGGCCACCTACGTCTACGCGAACGGATACTACTACACTCCCGTGATACCCACCGCGTGTTACACGTGCACCTGTAACTCGTGGATGGCGTGTTCGTCGTGA